A genomic window from Thalassoroseus pseudoceratinae includes:
- the rpsD gene encoding 30S ribosomal protein S4 encodes MGRYAGPKGRINRRLGTQVFENAGAIKAQERRDFPPGMAQRRRKMSTYGLALREKQKIKFYYGFRDKQLLKYFNKARAMKGNTGEQLLVLCERRFDNVVRRAGFTKTRPQARQGIVHGHFMINGRKSDKPSIMMRPGDVITLRNRPNLKGLYSSIIEEGSPERCSWIDFDANSLTATVSTLPTFEDVSLPVDVGQVVAFLSR; translated from the coding sequence ATGGGGCGTTACGCAGGTCCGAAAGGTCGGATCAATCGTCGATTGGGAACCCAGGTGTTCGAGAATGCCGGTGCTATCAAAGCACAAGAACGGCGAGACTTTCCACCGGGAATGGCTCAACGACGACGGAAGATGTCAACCTACGGTTTGGCACTCCGTGAAAAGCAGAAGATTAAGTTCTATTACGGTTTCCGCGACAAGCAACTGTTGAAGTACTTCAACAAAGCCCGAGCGATGAAAGGCAACACCGGCGAACAATTGCTGGTGCTGTGCGAACGCCGTTTCGACAATGTTGTGCGACGAGCTGGTTTCACCAAGACTCGTCCGCAAGCTCGTCAGGGAATCGTGCACGGTCACTTCATGATCAACGGACGTAAATCCGACAAACCTTCGATCATGATGCGTCCGGGCGACGTCATCACCCTACGGAACCGACCGAACCTCAAGGGATTGTACTCCAGCATCATCGAAGAGGGGTCGCCCGAACGTTGCAGCTGGATCGATTTCGATGCCAACAGCCTCACGGCAACCGTTTCGACGCTGCCAACATTTGAGGACGTGAGTCTTCCCGTCGATGTCGGCCAGGTCGTGGCGTTCCTCTCGCGATAG